The following nucleotide sequence is from Bacillota bacterium.
CCTCAGGGTGGTGTCAACCAGCATGATGTTGGATCCGTTCAAACTGTCCTTGAATCTTTTCATACTATCACTCCTCTCCCGACTTCCTTTTTGACTCACCGGAAAAGTCAGGGCTGTAGAATGTCATGATCTTGTCTGCCCATCACCGAGAATGACATACTTCAGTCCCGTGAGGGCATCCAACCCCATCGGTCCACGTGCATGAAGTTTCTGGGTGCTGATTCCCATTTCTCCGCCAAGCCCGAATTCAAATCCATCCGTGAACCTTGTTGAAGCGTTGACATAAACTGCCGCTGCATCTACGAGTCGGAGAAACTTTCTTGAGCGCTGATAATCATCGGTAACGATGCACTCCGAATGCCCCGTGCCGTATTTGTGAATGTGATCTATGGCTTCTTGCATGCTGCTGACTACACGAACAGCCATCACGAGGCTCAAGTATTCGGTGAACCAATCTTCTTCATCAGCCAATTTTACCTTTTCATGATATTTTCGGGCAAGTTCGCACCCTCTGATTTCAACATGTTCGGCAATCAATGCCTCGATGATAGGGGGCAGTACCCTGTCCGCGATCCGCTCGTTTACGAGGAGGGTTTCCAACGCGTTGCATACGCCTGGACGATGAATTTTCGCGTTGATTGCGATGGAGACGGCCATCCCAACGTCGGCGCCCTCATCAATATAGGTATGGCAATTGCCCGCTCCGGTCTGGATAACCGGAACGGTGGCATTTTCTATGACGGCCTTGATCAAAGCCGGCCCCCCCCGGGGTATCAGAACATCGAGATACTGATTCATACGCATCATTTCTCGTGCTGCAGCCCTGTCCGCTTCCCGGATCAGGACAACGCTGCCATCGGGAAGCCCGCAAGATACCAGTGCCTCTCTCAACACTTCGGCCAACGCAATATTGGAATTCAGCGCCTCTGAACTGCCACGGAGAACAACCGCATTTCCCGATTTCAGGGACAACCCGGCGGCATCAACGGTGACATTTGGCCTGGCTTCGTATATTATACCTACCACGCCCAGCGGTGTGCGCATCCTTCCCACGAGGAGACCGTTGGGACGGGGCGACATGGATTCAATCTCTCCCACCGGGTCAGGCAAAGCAGCGATATCTTCAATGCCTTCAGCCATAGCTTCAATCCGTTGGGAATTCAGAAGCAGGCGGTCATAGAATGCTTCGTTGAATCCTTCTTTCTGGCGAAGCTGGTCCAGATCCATTTTGTTGGCATCCAGTATTTTTTTCTCCTGTTTTTCAAGTTCCTCCGCCATTGTACGCAGGGCCTTGTTTTTTATCTCGGTGGAGGCAGCAGCAAGAACGTACGAGGCCTGTTTTGCCGATTCAAGCAGTGTTTTCATTTCAGAAGCCATTGTTTCCGATTTCCCCTTTCTTGATTTACATTTTGATAACCATGTTATCCCGGTGGATTACTTCTTCTTCCAGGCAAAACCCCAGAAGATCATCGATCATCGAACTCGGGTGTCCCATGATCTTCTTGATCTCTGCAGAACTGTAGTTGACGAGCCCTCGACCGATCTCTTTTCCTTTCAGATCGCTGACGATGACCAGATCTCCGCGTGCAAAGTCTCCTTTTACCTCTACGATGCCCACGGGCAGAAGGCTCTTTCCGTTTGAAAACAAAGCTTTTCTGGCCCCTCCATCTATTTTGAGTTCCCCTTCGATAACACGTCCGAAAGCTATCCAACGTTGCCGCTGTCTCAAGCCATGATCTTTGGCCATAAACAAGGTGCCCACTTTTTCCCCATCAAAAAGACGCAACAGGTTTCCGGGATCGGTTCCGTTGGCGATGACCATGTTGATTCCTGATTTTACGGCAATCTGGGCTGCCTGTATCTTGGTGATCATTCCCCCCGTGGATAGATCGTCATGTGTGTTGCCGGCGCATTTCTTGATTTCCGGTGTAATGTTTTCCACCACGGGTATCAATCTGGACCCTTCATGTGCTGCCGGATCGGCATCATGGAGGCCGTCGATATCGGTTAAAATGACGAGCAGGTC
It contains:
- a CDS encoding glutamate-5-semialdehyde dehydrogenase, with the protein product MASEMKTLLESAKQASYVLAAASTEIKNKALRTMAEELEKQEKKILDANKMDLDQLRQKEGFNEAFYDRLLLNSQRIEAMAEGIEDIAALPDPVGEIESMSPRPNGLLVGRMRTPLGVVGIIYEARPNVTVDAAGLSLKSGNAVVLRGSSEALNSNIALAEVLREALVSCGLPDGSVVLIREADRAAAREMMRMNQYLDVLIPRGGPALIKAVIENATVPVIQTGAGNCHTYIDEGADVGMAVSIAINAKIHRPGVCNALETLLVNERIADRVLPPIIEALIAEHVEIRGCELARKYHEKVKLADEEDWFTEYLSLVMAVRVVSSMQEAIDHIHKYGTGHSECIVTDDYQRSRKFLRLVDAAAVYVNASTRFTDGFEFGLGGEMGISTQKLHARGPMGLDALTGLKYVILGDGQTRS
- the proB gene encoding glutamate 5-kinase, with product MLWPERLPGPGIWRNDRINQKGVSAKLADHDNGKYVDINAAKNVVIKIGTRLLTDASGKLNLTYMENLVKVISEIKGKERHIAIVSSGAIGAGVGRLNMERRPVTIPEKQATAAVGQGLLIQHYERCFARYHLPVAQILLTRGDLVDRQRYVNARNTIHTLLRWGVIPVINENDSVSVEEIKFGDNDRLSSLVSSLIDADLLVILTDIDGLHDADPAAHEGSRLIPVVENITPEIKKCAGNTHDDLSTGGMITKIQAAQIAVKSGINMVIANGTDPGNLLRLFDGEKVGTLFMAKDHGLRQRQRWIAFGRVIEGELKIDGGARKALFSNGKSLLPVGIVEVKGDFARGDLVIVSDLKGKEIGRGLVNYSSAEIKKIMGHPSSMIDDLLGFCLEEEVIHRDNMVIKM